One window of Desulfitibacter sp. BRH_c19 genomic DNA carries:
- a CDS encoding succinate dehydrogenase: MEGGSYLVWYKNEYFIRRLHSLSGIFPLGIFLIEHTFVNSTARYGSEAYNLTVSLLQSLPLLLFLEMALIVIPLLFHALFGIYIVYLAKNNTLQYTYYRNWAFYLQRITAIITFIFVLYHVWALRIGHAIYGFEINFQSVGNHFANPTIFWFYVVGVIASMYHFGNGLTTFLISWGVTTGPHSQRYAAWLGNIVFLGLTLVGLGSLLAFI, translated from the coding sequence ATAGAGGGAGGGTCTTATTTGGTTTGGTATAAAAATGAGTATTTTATAAGAAGGTTGCATTCACTTTCAGGAATATTTCCATTAGGAATATTTTTAATTGAACACACATTTGTAAACTCAACTGCGAGATATGGTTCAGAAGCGTATAATCTAACTGTATCATTATTACAAAGCTTACCCTTACTACTCTTTTTGGAAATGGCATTAATTGTAATACCTTTGTTATTTCATGCTTTATTTGGGATTTATATTGTATATCTTGCTAAAAACAATACTTTACAGTACACCTATTATAGAAACTGGGCCTTTTATTTACAAAGGATCACGGCCATCATTACATTCATCTTTGTTTTGTATCATGTATGGGCATTAAGAATAGGACATGCGATTTATGGATTTGAAATAAATTTTCAATCTGTAGGTAATCATTTTGCTAATCCAACTATTTTCTGGTTCTATGTAGTAGGAGTAATTGCAAGCATGTATCATTTTGGAAATGGTCTTACAACTTTTCTTATAAGCTGGGGTGTCACTACCGGCCCTCATTCCCAAAGATATGCTGCTTGGCTTGGTAACATAGTGTTCTTGGGACTAACTTTGGTGGGACTTGGTTCCCTCCTGGCATTTATTTAA
- a CDS encoding metal-dependent hydrolase (catalyzes the opening and hydrolysis of the beta-lactam ring of beta-lactam antibiotics such as penicillins and cephalosporins) translates to MVTITFHGHACFEIQGVKGKIILDPFLKGNPLAKFGPNDIQNLSAILLTHGHGDHLGDTIEIAYNNNAQVIATYELASYLGMKGIDNHPMHIGGSHRFNWGWVKLVQALHGSGLVEENSVQYLGNPCGFLLEIDGTILYHAGDTGLFGDMKILKDMLSGKSIDIALLPIGDNFVMGPDDALTSIRWIEPKAVVPMHYNTFPILEQDAAKFKETVEKETSTEVIIMEPGETFQIK, encoded by the coding sequence TTGGTTACGATAACTTTTCATGGCCATGCTTGTTTTGAGATTCAAGGAGTAAAGGGGAAGATAATTCTAGATCCTTTCTTAAAAGGCAATCCTCTAGCAAAGTTTGGGCCTAATGATATTCAAAATTTATCTGCCATATTGCTTACCCATGGTCATGGAGACCATTTAGGCGATACAATAGAAATAGCTTATAATAATAATGCCCAAGTCATTGCAACATATGAGCTGGCAAGCTATTTAGGAATGAAAGGAATAGATAATCATCCCATGCATATTGGGGGATCACACAGGTTTAATTGGGGATGGGTTAAGCTAGTGCAAGCGTTGCATGGATCTGGTTTAGTTGAAGAGAATAGTGTTCAGTATCTGGGTAATCCATGTGGATTCTTATTAGAAATCGATGGAACTATTCTCTACCATGCTGGCGATACAGGACTGTTTGGTGATATGAAAATTCTAAAAGATATGTTATCTGGAAAATCCATTGATATTGCACTATTACCTATTGGCGATAATTTTGTTATGGGTCCAGATGACGCTCTAACTTCGATACGTTGGATTGAGCCTAAAGCGGTTGTGCCAATGCATTATAATACATTTCCCATACTAGAGCAGGATGCAGCTAAATTTAAAGAAACAGTTGAAAAAGAAACTTCAACTGAAGTAATAATTATGGAACCAGGAGAAACTTTTCAAATAAAATAA
- a CDS encoding pyridoxal-5'-phosphate-dependent protein, translated as MRREGNLMYQIILDASKRIWGVAHKTPVLTSNSLNEMVNSTVYLKCENFQRVGAFKFRGAYNAIGKLVEGGKRKDLLTFSSGNHAQAVALSGKMFNLKTTIVMPNDAPKSKLDATKSYGAEIITYNPKETSREELANNLMTKGDYELIPPFNHIDVVAGQGTCVKEFLEDYPCLDYLLVPCGGGGLLSGSAISSKNILPSCKVIGVEPKLADDAYKSFQSGVLHKVHNPLTIADGVRTPSLGTINFEIIKNYVDNIITVSEEDIVKAMYFVWTRLKIVVEPTGALALSALFSQEFDYFKHKKVGVVISGGNVDISSACEIFSKFIEDDF; from the coding sequence ATAAGAAGGGAAGGAAATCTTATGTATCAAATTATATTAGATGCATCTAAAAGGATTTGGGGAGTAGCTCATAAGACACCAGTTTTAACTTCAAACAGTTTAAATGAAATGGTTAACAGTACTGTCTATCTTAAGTGCGAAAACTTCCAAAGGGTTGGCGCCTTTAAGTTTCGTGGTGCTTACAATGCCATTGGCAAACTGGTTGAGGGTGGAAAACGCAAAGACCTATTGACGTTTTCATCAGGTAATCATGCTCAAGCAGTTGCCCTTTCAGGAAAAATGTTTAATTTAAAAACAACTATTGTTATGCCCAATGATGCTCCTAAAAGCAAGTTAGATGCTACAAAAAGCTACGGAGCAGAGATAATAACCTATAATCCTAAGGAAACTTCACGAGAAGAACTAGCAAATAATTTAATGACAAAGGGTGATTATGAACTTATTCCACCGTTTAACCATATTGATGTTGTTGCTGGTCAAGGTACATGTGTAAAGGAGTTTCTGGAAGACTATCCTTGCCTTGATTATTTATTGGTCCCTTGTGGTGGAGGAGGTTTATTAAGTGGATCAGCAATAAGCAGTAAAAATATTCTACCATCCTGCAAGGTAATAGGGGTGGAGCCGAAGCTAGCAGATGATGCATATAAATCTTTTCAGTCAGGTGTTTTACACAAGGTACATAATCCACTCACGATTGCAGATGGAGTTAGAACTCCTTCGCTAGGAACAATTAACTTTGAAATAATAAAAAATTATGTAGATAATATTATTACTGTTTCGGAAGAAGATATAGTAAAAGCAATGTATTTTGTTTGGACGAGATTAAAAATAGTCGTTGAACCAACAGGTGCTCTGGCTTTATCTGCTCTTTTTAGCCAAGAATTTGATTATTTTAAACATAAAAAAGTTGGTGTAGTAATTAGTGGAGGAAATGTAGATATTAGCTCAGCATGTGAAATATTTTCTAAATTTATTGAAGATGATTTCTAA
- a CDS encoding demethylmenaquinone methyltransferase codes for MKLPKGYKSKEEYVHSIFSTIAPKYDLLNTILSFNRDKAWRKLTVDKTCLIKGNRGLDVCCGTGKLSFEQAKRVGKNGEVIGVDFCNDMLSIAQEKTPEVYKKNINWVKGDATDLPFTDNEFDAATIGFALRNVPSIEKTIKEMKRVVRPGGKVVSLELAKPSAPVFKQVYYLYFNQIVPIMGKLGIGKEGPYSYLPNSLKIFPHQEEIKDLFGDVGLLNPQYFELTGGIVAIHVGTVPE; via the coding sequence TTGAAATTACCAAAAGGGTATAAATCCAAAGAAGAATATGTCCATTCTATATTTTCTACAATAGCTCCAAAATATGACCTATTAAATACTATTTTAAGCTTCAATAGGGATAAGGCATGGAGAAAATTGACTGTAGACAAAACTTGTTTAATTAAAGGTAATAGAGGGTTAGATGTGTGCTGTGGTACTGGAAAATTATCCTTTGAACAAGCTAAAAGAGTCGGTAAAAATGGGGAAGTTATTGGAGTTGACTTCTGTAATGATATGCTATCAATTGCCCAGGAAAAAACACCTGAGGTTTATAAAAAAAATATAAACTGGGTTAAGGGTGATGCTACTGATCTTCCCTTTACTGATAATGAATTTGATGCTGCTACCATAGGTTTTGCTTTAAGAAATGTTCCTTCAATAGAAAAAACCATTAAGGAAATGAAAAGAGTGGTAAGGCCTGGTGGTAAAGTTGTGTCTCTGGAATTAGCAAAACCATCGGCTCCTGTTTTTAAGCAAGTATATTACTTATATTTTAATCAGATAGTGCCTATAATGGGTAAGCTAGGGATAGGCAAAGAAGGTCCATATAGTTACCTACCAAATTCGTTAAAGATTTTCCCTCATCAAGAAGAGATAAAGGATCTATTTGGTGATGTGGGCTTATTAAATCCTCAATACTTTGAGCTTACAGGTGGGATAGTGGCTATACATGTAGGAACTGTCCCTGAATAA
- a CDS encoding S-adenosylmethionine decarboxylase proenzyme (Decarboxylation of S-adenosylmethionine provides the aminopropyl moiety required for spermidine biosynthesis from putrescine) yields MNALGRHILAEIYGCQFDILNDVEKVERIMVKAALEAGAEVREAVFHKFSPQGVSGVVVISESHLAIHTWPELGYAAVDVFTCGETVNPWDACNYLTEMFSAESIECKEVLRGINSFSCGKKVVNQ; encoded by the coding sequence TTGAACGCATTAGGTCGCCATATCTTGGCTGAAATCTATGGTTGTCAATTCGATATTTTAAATGACGTTGAAAAGGTTGAACGAATAATGGTCAAAGCTGCACTAGAAGCAGGTGCAGAAGTTAGAGAAGCAGTTTTTCATAAGTTTAGTCCACAAGGTGTAAGTGGTGTTGTTGTTATATCAGAATCACATCTAGCAATTCATACATGGCCTGAATTGGGATACGCTGCAGTTGACGTTTTTACTTGTGGTGAAACTGTAAATCCGTGGGATGCCTGTAATTACCTCACAGAGATGTTTAGTGCCGAGTCTATTGAGTGTAAGGAAGTTTTAAGGGGTATTAATAGCTTTTCCTGTGGTAAAAAGGTGGTAAATCAATAG
- a CDS encoding iron transporter FeoB: MCAVNQSHVHRSLDEITKRLDGNYHKSALRDKLVNNIYKRAETISKEVVTETNTKLNWERKIDDILTSKFIGFPIMLTILALVFWITLEGAEYPANVLYDLFFWIEENLTKMFFYFGSPDWLHGFIVLGVYRTLAWVIAVMLPPMAIFFPLFTLLEDFGYLPRVAFNLDKLFRSVGAHGKQSLTMSMGFGCNAAGVIACRIIDSPRERIIAILTNNFVPCNGRFPTLIVMATIFLGGVFVTPIGNFAPLLTVIGMILIGIIATLLVSWMLSKTLLRGIPSAFTLELPPYRKPQILQVIIRSLFDRTLFVLMRAIKVAAPAGAIVWILANIYIGDFSLLSQSANHLDPFAKMIGLDGMILIAFILGLPANEIVLPILIMGYLAEGAMLELDSLLSLKTLLVDNGWTLMTALSFMLFSLLHYPCGTTLLTIHKETQSLKWMVFAGLMHLVVAIIVLFILNQLI; encoded by the coding sequence ATGTGTGCAGTAAATCAATCACATGTACATAGGAGTTTAGATGAGATTACAAAAAGGCTAGATGGAAATTATCATAAATCAGCTTTACGCGATAAACTTGTTAACAATATATACAAAAGGGCGGAAACAATCTCAAAGGAAGTAGTGACTGAAACAAACACTAAATTAAATTGGGAAAGAAAGATAGATGACATTTTAACTTCTAAATTTATTGGTTTTCCAATAATGCTTACAATCCTTGCATTAGTTTTCTGGATAACACTTGAAGGAGCCGAGTATCCAGCCAATGTTTTATATGACCTGTTTTTCTGGATAGAAGAAAATCTTACTAAAATGTTTTTTTACTTTGGTTCACCAGATTGGTTGCATGGATTTATTGTGTTAGGTGTCTATCGTACATTGGCATGGGTAATTGCGGTGATGTTACCGCCAATGGCTATATTTTTTCCACTATTCACCTTGCTTGAAGACTTCGGCTATTTACCACGAGTAGCATTTAATCTAGATAAACTTTTTAGATCAGTTGGTGCACACGGCAAACAATCCTTAACCATGAGTATGGGATTTGGGTGCAATGCCGCTGGAGTAATAGCCTGCAGAATAATTGATTCACCGAGGGAAAGAATAATTGCAATCTTAACTAACAATTTTGTACCATGCAATGGAAGATTTCCCACTTTAATAGTTATGGCAACAATTTTTTTAGGAGGAGTTTTTGTTACTCCTATTGGTAATTTTGCACCATTATTGACCGTTATAGGAATGATTCTTATAGGCATAATAGCAACCTTACTCGTTTCGTGGATGCTATCAAAAACCCTTTTAAGAGGTATTCCTTCTGCTTTCACATTAGAGCTTCCACCATATAGAAAACCACAGATTCTGCAGGTGATTATAAGGTCGTTATTCGATAGGACATTATTTGTGCTAATGAGGGCTATTAAGGTTGCTGCACCGGCAGGAGCAATTGTATGGATTCTTGCCAATATTTATATTGGGGATTTTAGCTTGTTAAGCCAATCTGCTAATCATTTGGATCCTTTTGCCAAAATGATAGGTCTTGATGGAATGATTCTAATAGCTTTCATTTTAGGGTTACCTGCAAATGAAATAGTATTGCCAATACTAATAATGGGTTATCTAGCTGAAGGAGCTATGTTAGAGTTGGATAGTTTGTTATCGCTAAAAACTTTGCTTGTAGATAATGGATGGACCTTAATGACTGCATTATCCTTTATGTTATTTTCACTTCTGCATTATCCATGTGGAACAACATTGTTAACTATACATAAAGAAACTCAAAGCTTAAAGTGGATGGTATTTGCTGGATTAATGCACTTAGTTGTAGCAATAATTGTATTATTTATCTTAAATCAATTGATATAA
- a CDS encoding iron transporter FeoB has protein sequence MEGEIMNKWTKYINERFNLSNESGSFVVALAGNPNTGKSTVFNALTGMKQHTGNWPGKTVVQSQGSFILNGQLCTLVDLPGTYSLLSTSLDELVARDFLCFANPDATIVVTDATCLERNLNLVLQVMEITKNVVVCVNLMDEAKRKNINIDLDKLSSELGVPVVGTVARNRKGLNNLMATVYKVATAAIEPNPRLTLYDDIIEKNIKEIEPSLDRLLKGRLNSRWVALRLIEGDTTFLEGIKDYLSYFDADAEVKMTCVQ, from the coding sequence ATGGAGGGTGAGATTATGAATAAATGGACTAAATATATAAATGAAAGATTTAACCTTTCAAATGAGTCAGGGAGCTTTGTTGTGGCCTTAGCTGGTAATCCAAACACAGGTAAAAGTACAGTTTTTAATGCATTAACAGGAATGAAGCAACATACTGGAAATTGGCCTGGAAAGACTGTAGTGCAATCTCAGGGATCCTTTATATTAAATGGACAATTGTGTACATTAGTAGATTTACCTGGAACATATTCATTACTGTCTACATCACTTGATGAATTAGTGGCAAGAGACTTCTTATGCTTTGCAAATCCAGATGCTACTATAGTAGTAACAGATGCTACCTGCCTAGAGAGAAATCTCAACCTTGTTTTGCAGGTAATGGAAATTACAAAGAATGTTGTTGTTTGTGTCAACTTAATGGATGAAGCAAAAAGAAAAAATATAAATATAGACCTTGATAAATTATCGAGTGAGCTCGGCGTTCCAGTAGTAGGAACAGTTGCACGTAATAGGAAAGGACTTAATAATTTAATGGCTACCGTATATAAAGTTGCTACAGCAGCAATAGAACCTAATCCTAGGCTTACTTTATATGATGACATAATTGAAAAAAACATTAAAGAAATAGAACCATCTTTAGATAGGCTCCTTAAAGGTAGATTGAATTCTAGATGGGTAGCACTAAGGTTAATAGAAGGTGATACAACTTTCTTAGAGGGTATTAAAGACTATCTATCCTATTTTGATGCAGATGCTGAGGTGAAAATGACATGTGTGCAGTAA
- a CDS encoding iron transporter FeoA, which translates to MLNIPVPLSQIPVGATGMVSKINSEGIIRRRLLDLGFVSGTKIEVLRKSPIGDPTAYFIRGAIIALREVDAEKILVSPLKDNLW; encoded by the coding sequence ATGTTAAACATCCCTGTACCTTTATCACAAATCCCAGTTGGTGCTACAGGAATGGTTTCTAAAATAAATTCCGAAGGAATAATTCGAAGGAGGTTGCTTGACTTAGGTTTTGTTTCCGGTACAAAAATTGAGGTTTTAAGAAAAAGTCCAATAGGAGATCCAACTGCCTATTTTATTCGTGGTGCCATAATTGCACTACGAGAAGTGGATGCAGAAAAAATATTAGTCAGTCCTTTAAAAGATAATTTATGGTAA
- a CDS encoding DNA-binding protein yields MNENNEEFYTARGYETAAGENVLTPSMEDYLEMIYRLSRENGYTRVTELADSLNVQPPSVTKMIQKLNEKALLNYEKYGMIHLTEEGKRLGKYFLERHNTMREFLNLIGANDNLQKDVETIEHYISFTTYKVISALVGFLKENPDIQIKFKEYQNKTGL; encoded by the coding sequence ATGAACGAGAATAATGAGGAGTTCTATACTGCTCGAGGGTATGAGACTGCAGCTGGGGAAAATGTTTTAACCCCCAGTATGGAAGATTACTTAGAAATGATCTATCGATTAAGTAGAGAAAATGGTTATACACGTGTAACCGAACTTGCAGATAGTTTAAATGTTCAGCCTCCATCAGTAACAAAAATGATTCAAAAATTAAATGAAAAGGCCCTGTTAAATTATGAAAAATATGGGATGATCCATTTAACAGAAGAAGGAAAAAGATTAGGAAAGTATTTCCTGGAAAGACATAATACAATGCGAGAGTTTCTTAACTTGATTGGTGCCAATGATAATCTACAAAAGGATGTTGAAACAATAGAACACTATATAAGCTTTACAACATATAAGGTTATATCTGCTTTAGTAGGTTTTTTGAAAGAAAATCCTGATATCCAGATTAAGTTCAAAGAATACCAAAATAAAACAGGCCTCTAA
- a CDS encoding glutamate synthase, which yields MSDKDELIKKSLLVTAAGLTGYYGLLWLGRKTIEMATNSFIHRIMVDKFEENLWEFVSASRKVGLQNIVETNLRSQEGKVIHRPLGSPRSFPDFDGIMLNFAQLHRLPTDEGLKIDTEVIIGPKAKKPLKVSMPIMISGMAYGLALSAKAKIALAKGSTMAGTATNTGEGAYLPAERKSAKKLIIQYNRGKWTKSEKILKQADAIEIHIGQGAGGGTGHAIPDKNIDYKIKRALGLKWGEQAIIHATLPGIKHKDYLSKLVSYLRRLSGGVPVGVKLAGSKFIEKDLEIVLEAKVDFIVLDGAQAGSKGTAPMLQDDFGLPSLFALKRANDYLIDTQQKGNVSLIMAGGFYNPGQMLKALALGADALYIGSVALFAMSHTEVLEALPWEPPPTVVFYKGPLNNKFNVNTGAKNLSKFLTSCNEEIMIGVRALGKKSIKEVNKNDLFALDSYIAKVVDIPLGYNKILYEE from the coding sequence ATGTCTGATAAGGACGAACTAATAAAGAAATCACTACTTGTAACAGCTGCTGGTCTTACAGGATATTATGGGTTGCTTTGGTTAGGTCGTAAAACAATAGAAATGGCTACTAATAGCTTTATTCATAGAATAATGGTAGATAAATTTGAGGAGAATCTTTGGGAATTTGTTTCTGCTTCCCGTAAAGTAGGACTTCAAAATATAGTTGAAACTAATCTAAGAAGCCAAGAGGGAAAAGTAATTCATCGTCCACTTGGAAGCCCAAGAAGTTTTCCAGACTTTGATGGCATAATGTTAAACTTTGCTCAACTACATAGACTACCTACAGACGAAGGACTAAAGATTGATACCGAGGTTATCATTGGACCTAAAGCAAAAAAACCTTTGAAAGTTAGTATGCCAATTATGATTTCGGGTATGGCATATGGTTTGGCGCTCTCAGCTAAAGCAAAAATAGCTTTAGCTAAAGGAAGCACCATGGCTGGGACAGCTACAAATACTGGTGAAGGAGCTTATTTGCCTGCCGAAAGGAAGTCAGCAAAAAAGCTAATCATTCAATATAACAGAGGTAAGTGGACCAAGTCAGAAAAGATATTAAAGCAAGCGGATGCTATTGAGATTCATATAGGACAGGGAGCAGGAGGGGGAACTGGACACGCTATTCCTGATAAGAATATTGATTATAAAATAAAAAGAGCATTAGGTCTTAAATGGGGAGAACAAGCTATCATTCATGCAACCTTACCAGGAATCAAACATAAGGATTATTTAAGCAAATTAGTCTCATATTTGAGGCGCCTATCAGGAGGAGTACCAGTTGGGGTTAAGTTAGCAGGTAGTAAATTTATTGAAAAGGATTTGGAGATAGTTCTTGAGGCAAAGGTTGATTTTATTGTTCTTGATGGTGCCCAAGCCGGGTCAAAGGGAACAGCTCCAATGCTACAAGATGATTTCGGGCTACCTTCTTTGTTTGCACTCAAAAGAGCAAATGATTACTTGATTGATACTCAGCAAAAAGGTAATGTTAGTCTGATAATGGCTGGAGGTTTCTATAACCCTGGGCAAATGCTAAAAGCATTAGCTCTAGGGGCAGATGCTTTGTATATAGGTTCTGTCGCTCTCTTTGCCATGTCCCATACTGAAGTTTTAGAGGCATTACCTTGGGAACCACCGCCGACAGTTGTTTTCTACAAAGGACCTCTAAATAATAAATTTAATGTTAACACAGGTGCTAAAAACTTATCTAAATTTCTTACATCCTGTAATGAAGAAATAATGATTGGGGTTAGAGCTTTAGGTAAAAAGAGTATAAAAGAAGTTAATAAAAATGATCTTTTTGCCTTAGACTCATATATAGCAAAGGTAGTTGATATACCATTAGGGTATAATAAAATTCTTTATGAAGAGTAA
- a CDS encoding cytoplasmic protein, whose protein sequence is MDNNDILIRLRYALDIKNTDMVEIFKLGGIEATKEEVLKMFMKSKDSYNNEADNDGDKWNIECNNFMLESFLNGLIIFKRGKQDPKPGQPEKPALSIKDNGSVNNVMLKKLKIALALKSEDMLDIFEEAGVIITKGELSALFRKKGHKHYKECGDRYARNFLKGLAIKYR, encoded by the coding sequence ATGGATAATAATGATATATTAATTAGATTAAGATATGCCTTAGATATAAAAAATACAGATATGGTAGAGATTTTTAAACTTGGTGGTATCGAAGCAACAAAAGAAGAAGTGCTAAAGATGTTTATGAAATCAAAGGACAGTTACAATAATGAAGCTGACAATGATGGTGATAAATGGAATATAGAATGCAATAATTTTATGTTAGAGTCATTTTTGAATGGCCTGATTATATTTAAAAGAGGAAAACAGGATCCAAAACCAGGGCAACCTGAAAAGCCAGCACTATCTATAAAGGATAATGGAAGTGTCAATAATGTGATGCTAAAGAAATTGAAAATAGCACTAGCACTAAAAAGTGAGGATATGCTTGATATATTCGAAGAAGCAGGAGTCATTATAACAAAAGGAGAATTAAGCGCTTTATTTAGAAAAAAAGGACACAAGCATTATAAAGAGTGTGGTGATAGATACGCTAGGAATTTCTTAAAAGGATTAGCTATAAAATATAGATAA